In Podospora pseudopauciseta strain CBS 411.78 chromosome 3, whole genome shotgun sequence, one genomic interval encodes:
- a CDS encoding hypothetical protein (EggNog:ENOG503NTVZ; COG:E) yields MAPSAVETETTTVPNIGTLKLNATTGPYKEIATTKFDKDAEAGLKGHKAAKYPHYLPTWNPNDKYPPLQPFEHYEHGKDADPSFPNLLPESTAVTHLTPTIGTEVKGIQLSTLSDAGKDELARFVAERKVVAFRDQDFRDLSIEQALEFGGYFGRHHIHPTSGAPEGYPEIHLVHRGAGDNSVDKFFTNRTSSVAWHSDVSYEAQPPGTTFLYIFDKPESGGDTLFVNAAEAYNRLSPAFQERLHGLKATHSAHEQANASALRGGIVRREPVIHEHPIIRTHPVTGEKAIYVNPQFTRDIVGLKKEESDVLLKFLYDHLAYGADFQARVKWEEGTVVVWDNRVTQHSALIDWKNAQRRHLARLTPQAERPFETPYKG; encoded by the exons ATGGCCCCCTCCGCTGTGGAAACTGAGACCACCACAGTTCCCAACATCGGCACTTTGAAGCTTAACGCCACCACGGGTCCGTACAAGGAGATTGCCACAACCAAGTTCGATAAGGATGCTGAAGCCGGCCTGAAGGGCCACAAAGCCGCCAAG TACCCGCACTACCTCCCAACTTGGAACCCCAACGACAAGTACCCCCCACTCCAGCCGTTTGAGCATTACGAGCACGGCAAAGACGCGGACCCATCCTTCCCCAACCTTCTCCCTGAGAGCACAGCCGtcacccacctcaccccAACCATTGGCACCGAAGTCAAGGGCATCCAGCTCTCCACCCTCAGCGACGCCGGCAAAGACGAGCTCGCCCGCTTCGTTGCCGAGCGCAAGGTCGTCGCCTTCCGCGACCAAGACTTCCGCGATCTGTCCATCGAGCAAGCCCTCGAGTTCGGCGGTTATTTCGGCAGacaccacatccaccccaCCAGCGGCGCGCCAGAAGGCTACCCCGAGATCCACCTCGTCCACCGCGGGGCAGGCGACAACTCAGTCGACAAGTTCTTCACCAACCGCACCTCGTCCGTAGCCTGGCACTCCGACGTCTCCTACGAGGCCCAGCCTCCTGGAACCACCTTCCTGTACATTTTCGACAAGCCCGAATCTGGCGGCGATACCCTCTTCGTCAACGCCGCCGAGGCCTACAACCGTCTCTCGCCTGCCTTCCAGGAGCGTCTTCACGGCCTCAAGGCCACCCATTCTGCCCACGAGCAGGCCAATGCTTCGGCCTTGAGGGGCGGCATCGTCCGCCGCGAGCCCGTGATCCACGAGCACCCCATCATCAGAACCCACCCCGTCACAGGCGAGAAGGCCATCTACGTCAATCCTCAGT TCACCCGTGACATCGTCGgcctcaagaaggaggagtccGACGTCCTCCTCAAGTTCCTCTACGACCATCTCGCCTACGGCGCCGACTTCCAAGCCCGTGTCAAGTGGGAGGAAGGCACCGTTGTCGTTTGGGACAACAGAGTTACCCAGCACTCGGCGCTGATCGACTGGAAGAATGCCCAGCGGAGACATCTGGCGAGACTGACGCCCCAGGCGGAAAGGCCGTTTGAGACTCCTTATAAGGGTTGA